Genomic window (Sediminispirochaeta smaragdinae DSM 11293):
CGTAGTTCGCATAGCCGTGGAAAAAGACATCTGCAACATTGTTTTTTTCTCCACCCTGGAATACCGCCTTGGTGTTGTATTTTTGGTAGATCTCTTTGTTCTTTGCTCCGACACCGGCATTGGTGGCATCCAGCATGATATCCACTTCCTGGACAAGTTCTTCGAGGGTTCCGCTAACCGGAATTCCCACATCATCCAGAAGGTTTCTCTTTTCCGGTACCGCCGTAAAAAGTTTATAGGGCATTCCTTTTTCCGCAAGGGCCCTAACGGGAAGGGTGGGGGCAACGTCGGCGACCCCGACCAGCTCCATATCTTTCTGCCGTGCAACTCCGTCGGCCAATCTCTGGCCAATAACTCCGTATCCGGCTACTCCAACCTTAACCATGTGTAATCCTCCTATTAATCTCAATAATTTGCCTGTTTGTCTGATATTATAACTTTATTTTTCGTAGATGGCAACTCATTTCGCCTGACCATGGGGAATTCTCGCGCTGCCGCTGCCAGTCTCCGGCTCAGGGCAGTTGTAAGGGGACCCTACTGTTCGGAATCCTGGTGGTATGCATGCCCTTTTGCCGGTAAAATCCTTGCTTTTATGTCGGTGCTTACTTTTTTCGATCGTTCGACTTTCAATTGACTGCGGGAAAAAGAATTGTGTCGCTTTCATCACCAGGATTCGGAACAGTAATTTAATTTTATCGATTGGCCTTCTCCTCCTGAGCTTCCGTACCTGGCTCGTTGTGCATGTTTAATGCGAAAACACGATACGAAGTGACTGAGAAAAAGGGATGAAAAATTTCAATAGTTTTTCTTGTCAATTAAATATTCATGTTGTATACTACACGAAGCCAATGGGGATACAAAAGGTCTTAAAGACTTGATTTGACTTCATAAGTTCTTGAGGAACTCCGGCCGTATGAGGATCACAGGATAATTAACAGGCAATCCCGTGAGTCGTTTTTCAATAAATAAGGAGGAAATTATGTCAAGTTCTACGAGCCTGAGTGAGATCCTTGCGGAAAGGGGAGGCGGCAATCACTTGCGCTATGCGTGCATGACTATCGCGCAAATCGGGCAGCCCCGGACTATTTGACGATTTCTGCGGGATGAGCGCTCATCCCGGTTGAGCGAAATGCTTCACCGCCAGGCATTAACATGAAAGGATAATTTCCTGAAGTGTATAGGCGGGGGATAGACGGCCTATGCGGCGTCCTAAATGCGCCCATACCGGACACGAGCCCTAAGGAGGGTACCATGTTCGGTAATCAGATAAATCAGAAGAAAGGCAGAGACGAAAAACTATGGACATGATAGTGATTTTATTGGGCCTTGCGATGTTGCTTGTGCTCACGCTTAAAAAGGTTCCGGTTGTGTATGCAGCCGCGGTTAGCGTTATTTTTATCGCGGTATTCAGTGGATTGCCCGTCGTTAAAACCGTCACGGGTGATTATATGGCAGGCTTTGCTGGCTTCGTTAAGGCCGCATGGCTCATGTTGCTGTTGGGAGCGCTCCTCTCAACGCTCATGGATGTTACGGGCGCTGCCAGCTCGATAGCGGCGTTTATCCTTAATAAATTCGGCGTCAAGCGCGCTATTCCGGCTATCGTCATCGCCGGTGGTCTGCTTACGTTCGGTGGTGTTTCCTCGTTCGTTTCGTGCTTCGCTTTGTATCCCATAACGTTGGCAGTTTTCAGGAAGGCGAACCTGCCGCGGTACCTGATTCCCGCCACGATAGGTGCGGGAATTTTTACCTGGGTGACCATGCTTCCCGGTAACCCCCAGATCCAGAACATTATTCCTTCCAGTTATTTGCCCACGAACGCCATGGCAGCTCCTGTTATCGGTACGGTATGCGGTTTATTCACGCTGGTCTTGATTATCGTGTACCTAACCATCGAAGCGAATCGCGCGAACAAAAAAGGCCTCGGATTTGAGATAGACGAAGAAACGAAAAATGTGCTGATGAAAGCCGATGAAATGGAAAAAAGCGGAAAATTGCCGAACGTTATTCTCTCAATTCTCCCGATCATTGCTATCGCTGTGGTGCTGAATGTCTTTCACATGGATATCTCTGTTGCGTTATTGTCGGGCATCGTGCTGTGCGTCATCCTGTTTTTCAAGAATATCACCGGGGTCAGAAAGATACTTAACGTTTCAGTGGATAGCGCGGCACGGACGATCATAAACGCCTCGGCCATAGTCGCCATAGGGGCTGTTATAAAGGTCGCTCCCGGCTTTAATAAAATTGTTGACCTCATCCTCAATTTCAGTCATTCGGGTGGAAACCCGCTCATTATCTTCGGTGGAGCAACCACACTTCTGTGCGGTTTGAACGCATCCGGTATGGGCGGCCTGTCGACGACCCTGTCGGTTTTAGCTGAACCCTTCATGGCTATGGGCGTTAACCCGGATATTATGCACCGAATCGGTGTTATTGCTTCCGTCGGCCTGGATAGCTTGCCGCATAGTGGAGGAATCGTCGCGGTGCTCGCGATTTCCGGCGTTTCATACAAGGACGGATATAAGCACCTATTCATAACCACGGTCGTCATTACGTTGCTCACGCTCGTATTGGCGTTGATCATGGGAAATATTATGTATCCCATCGCAGGGTAGGTGTTCGTTTCTGAAGCACATTCATGTTAAGGAGAAAACAATGGGTAAATACGAAAAACAACCGGTAAAGTCGTTCAAGGATTTAGTGGTGAACGAGCAGATTTTTGCGCCGTGTGTATGGGATTGCCGTTCAGCAAGGGCTGCTGAGTTGTCCGGATTTAAGGCCCTCATGTTGAGTGGCGGACAGCTGGCAGAAAGCGTGGCAGGACTCCCGG
Coding sequences:
- a CDS encoding GntP family permease, coding for MDMIVILLGLAMLLVLTLKKVPVVYAAAVSVIFIAVFSGLPVVKTVTGDYMAGFAGFVKAAWLMLLLGALLSTLMDVTGAASSIAAFILNKFGVKRAIPAIVIAGGLLTFGGVSSFVSCFALYPITLAVFRKANLPRYLIPATIGAGIFTWVTMLPGNPQIQNIIPSSYLPTNAMAAPVIGTVCGLFTLVLIIVYLTIEANRANKKGLGFEIDEETKNVLMKADEMEKSGKLPNVILSILPIIAIAVVLNVFHMDISVALLSGIVLCVILFFKNITGVRKILNVSVDSAARTIINASAIVAIGAVIKVAPGFNKIVDLILNFSHSGGNPLIIFGGATTLLCGLNASGMGGLSTTLSVLAEPFMAMGVNPDIMHRIGVIASVGLDSLPHSGGIVAVLAISGVSYKDGYKHLFITTVVITLLTLVLALIMGNIMYPIAG